The DNA region TGTGCGGATGATTCGCACGGATGCGGCCGATTTTATCCGCCGGCACGTCGCCGACGAAACCGTTGCGATGTTTCATCTGTATTTTCCCGACCCCTGGCCCAAACGCCGGCACCACAAGCGGCGGTTTTTCAGCCGCGACAATCTTCGGCAGATGCTTCGCTGTCTGGAGCCGGGCGGATGGATTAACTTTGCGACCGACCATGCCGATTATTTTGAACAAGCCCGGCGCATCGCACTGGAAGCCCAGACCGAGGGGCGCGTCGAAACGGTGCCGTTCATTCGGCCCGCCGGCGCCCGCGAAGGCGAGATGACCGGCACCAACTATGAACGAAAATATCTTAAAGAGGGGCGGGCTGTTTACACCCTCACCCTGCGAAAGAGTCAGTCATGAATGAATCGCTGCTGTCTTTGGATGATTTGCAGGCCCTGCTGCAGCGGCACAGCCGCACCCTCGAGCGGCTGTGCGAACTGCTGCTGGCCGAAAACAAAATCCACAACTTAACGCGCATCACGGATTCCGAATCCGTCCGCGTCCGCCACTTTCTCGATTCGCTGGCGGCCCTGAAGGTGCTCGAGCCGTTCGCCGCCGGGCGGGCGCTGAAGTGCATCGACATCGGCTCCGGCGCCGGTTTTCCCGTGCTGCCGCTGGCGATTGCCCGTCCGAACTGGCGGTTTGTCTCGGTGGAAGCCACGGGCAAAAAGGCCGCCTTTCAGCGGAAGGCGATTGCGGAGCTGGGGCTCAAAAACGTAGAGGTGGTGGCCGAACGGGCGGAGGAGCTGGCGCATCAGAAACGCTTTCGCGAGCAGTTTGATGCGGCGCTGGCTCGAGCGCTGGCGGATTTGTCGATTGCGGCGGAGCTGTCGCTGGGGCTGGTGCGGCCCGGCGGACGGCTGCTGGTCTGGAAGGGGCCGAATATCGAGGAGGAACTGAAGCGGGCACAGGGGGCCCTGGTGCAGATGGGGGCTTCCGATGTCAGAACGTTCGAATATGTCCTGCCGACCGAACCGACCCCGGCTCGAATGACCCTCATCGCCGCCGAAAAAACCCACCCCACACCCCCGGACCTGCCGCGCTCCTTCGCCCAAATCAAACACAACCCCCTGAAATAATTATAAAATTTATGTTTTCTGGAAAAAATTAAAATCCTAGCGAAAAGTCAAGAATTTCCTGTGCTACTTCATAATTAATTTGATGTATCTTGTATTTTTTTCGATTTGTATAAAAAGTGGTAAGATCAAAAAAATCAGGAGAAAAGAAAATGCAAATCCTGCTGTTGTGAGGACTGTAAGCCTAACAGTTGCAACAACAGCTCTGTTTGACAAGTTTTTTTTTAAGGATATTTTCGTTTTCCTTCTTGTTTTGCATAATAGCAGCGTTGAACATCTTATTGTAATAATTCGACAATGAGAGAAAATTCAAAGTTTCTCTTTTTTTCCCCTGAGAACTGTTGTATTTTTCCGCTTCGCGAAGGAACTGCTCGAGCCCCTTCAAAAAGTGCTCTTTATAATCGTCTTCATAAGAAGTTAGCCAATTCATAAGTATGTTTCTTGGCAAACCAAAAGTAGATATAAGACTATTGAACTCTTTCATATATTTTTCCTCATCAAGTCTTTCGCTACTTTGTCTGCTCACAGCAGAAAAACTTTCCTGACTGCTTTCTGTTGCCTTTATATATTCAGCAAACGTTGGGGCGTTAAACGTGACATAATTTTCTGATTGCGAATGGAGTGTTATCGTCACAAAAAGACAAATCAGAATGACAATGACACAAATCACAACAATAATAGCTGAAACTACATAAGCGACTGAAAAAGCAAATTGTAAAATTTTATCAGCCATAGAAGGACAACGAAGCGATTCATCAGAGTAGTCGCTTTTAACAGTGTTCGAAGTCTGGCTGTCTTCTGTAATCGAGGTGTTATGATGCTCGTTTAAAAATATAACTCTAAAAATTTCCTGGCACTTTGGGCATTTGACCGTTTT from Anaerohalosphaeraceae bacterium includes:
- the trmB gene encoding tRNA (guanosine(46)-N7)-methyltransferase TrmB, encoding MHKKIVLNPAYLLEAECLNGPVDWAALFGRTAPVHIEIGSGKGTFLVHQAAAYPQTDFLGIEWSAEYYRLAADRIARHGLTNVRMIRTDAADFIRRHVADETVAMFHLYFPDPWPKRRHHKRRFFSRDNLRQMLRCLEPGGWINFATDHADYFEQARRIALEAQTEGRVETVPFIRPAGAREGEMTGTNYERKYLKEGRAVYTLTLRKSQS
- the rsmG gene encoding 16S rRNA (guanine(527)-N(7))-methyltransferase RsmG is translated as MNESLLSLDDLQALLQRHSRTLERLCELLLAENKIHNLTRITDSESVRVRHFLDSLAALKVLEPFAAGRALKCIDIGSGAGFPVLPLAIARPNWRFVSVEATGKKAAFQRKAIAELGLKNVEVVAERAEELAHQKRFREQFDAALARALADLSIAAELSLGLVRPGGRLLVWKGPNIEEELKRAQGALVQMGASDVRTFEYVLPTEPTPARMTLIAAEKTHPTPPDLPRSFAQIKHNPLK
- a CDS encoding zinc-ribbon domain-containing protein, whose amino-acid sequence is MTTQCPVCKTIFKADEKYKGKTVKCPKCQEIFRVIFLNEHHNTSITEDSQTSNTVKSDYSDESLRCPSMADKILQFAFSVAYVVSAIIVVICVIVILICLFVTITLHSQSENYVTFNAPTFAEYIKATESSQESFSAVSRQSSERLDEEKYMKEFNSLISTFGLPRNILMNWLTSYEDDYKEHFLKGLEQFLREAEKYNSSQGKKRETLNFLSLSNYYNKMFNAAIMQNKKENENILKKKLVKQSCCCNC